One Leptolyngbyaceae cyanobacterium genomic window carries:
- the c2c8 gene encoding type V CRISPR-associated protein C2c8, which produces MSEGKDKKPCKTLEFKLYLTPQQQQRIDNWLLIQKWVWNRGLGLIEEFNLWNPWNKETKQYNPIVPETVWRIHPETRKRVQLAPEEWKVKEPLVELISKTKKGDVSKGFIRQVRIAPDQPGLTKIDYFGLLNLFAHKLHKDRVIVYGNCAIKYTDCPSKFIAGTIETLANAYKAFLSGKRKFPKFKKSRDTWDTLINNNSKEISIEGDFINIPKIGWVKVKGLSKRWPQGMPFCPLKICRKASAYYLQLTGEIDNKRKPKLTGKSAGLDPGNAYVYSDDIGHQVEPPKFLRKQLEKLRSLQKKQSRQFQANSYPIKMKVFGNEITVRKPNQDWQRKNYRKTAKRIAKLHEKIARQRRAFNHFHSTKLVNCYDELYLEDFQTANLGKQNKSVEAGETVNQHGETVKVYKQNGRKRKSGMIKSMRDNATGQLWSMIEQKAEISGKVTTRVPAHYTTQTCPNCGGIKPKKLCDRVHKCEVCGYTAPRDVAAAQVIKQIGKSASEGRCQIKVTPETASTPSSVRRTRKRKSKTHSHQTG; this is translated from the coding sequence ATGTCAGAAGGTAAAGATAAAAAACCTTGTAAAACCCTTGAATTTAAGCTGTATCTAACGCCTCAGCAACAACAACGGATTGATAACTGGCTGCTGATTCAGAAGTGGGTATGGAATAGGGGTCTAGGGCTAATTGAGGAATTTAATCTCTGGAATCCTTGGAACAAAGAGACTAAGCAATATAATCCGATCGTACCTGAAACAGTCTGGCGTATTCACCCAGAGACTAGAAAGCGGGTTCAGTTAGCACCGGAAGAATGGAAGGTTAAAGAACCGTTAGTCGAACTAATTTCTAAAACTAAGAAAGGGGATGTGAGTAAAGGGTTTATTCGTCAAGTACGAATAGCACCAGACCAGCCAGGACTGACTAAGATTGACTACTTTGGATTGCTTAACCTATTTGCACATAAACTGCACAAAGATAGGGTGATTGTCTATGGCAATTGCGCTATTAAATACACCGATTGCCCCAGCAAATTTATCGCTGGAACTATCGAGACATTGGCCAATGCTTACAAGGCTTTTTTATCGGGTAAACGCAAATTTCCTAAATTCAAAAAATCCCGTGATACTTGGGATACCTTGATTAATAACAACTCGAAAGAAATTAGCATCGAAGGGGATTTCATCAACATCCCTAAAATTGGCTGGGTTAAGGTGAAAGGACTGTCTAAGCGTTGGCCTCAAGGTATGCCTTTCTGCCCTTTGAAGATTTGTAGAAAGGCATCAGCTTACTATCTCCAACTAACTGGTGAAATTGATAACAAGCGTAAGCCAAAGCTCACAGGAAAATCAGCAGGCTTAGACCCAGGTAATGCTTATGTTTACTCTGATGATATAGGGCATCAAGTCGAACCACCGAAATTTTTAAGGAAGCAATTAGAGAAACTACGCTCGCTCCAGAAAAAGCAATCAAGGCAGTTTCAAGCTAACAGCTACCCGATAAAGATGAAGGTGTTCGGGAATGAAATCACCGTTCGTAAACCCAACCAGGATTGGCAACGAAAAAACTACCGAAAGACGGCTAAACGCATCGCTAAACTACATGAGAAGATAGCCAGACAACGTAGAGCGTTTAACCATTTCCACAGTACAAAACTGGTTAATTGCTATGACGAGTTGTACTTGGAGGATTTTCAAACCGCCAATCTTGGTAAGCAAAATAAATCTGTTGAGGCGGGCGAAACTGTTAATCAACATGGGGAGACTGTCAAAGTTTATAAACAGAACGGACGGAAACGCAAATCAGGAATGATTAAGTCGATGAGAGACAACGCTACAGGCCAATTATGGTCGATGATCGAGCAGAAGGCAGAGATTTCGGGCAAGGTGACCACTAGGGTTCCAGCACATTACACGACTCAGACTTGTCCGAATTGCGGAGGTATCAAACCTAAGAAGTTGTGCGACAGAGTGCATAAATGCGAAGTGTGTGGATACACTGCACCGAGAGACGTGGCAGCCGCACAAGTGATTAAGCAAATAGGTAAATCCGCGAGTGAGGGTAGGTGTCAAATCAAAGTTACTCCGGAAACAGCCTCAACCCCAAGCAGCGTAAGGCGTACAAGAAAACGTAAAAGCAAAACCCACTCGCATCAGACAGGATAA
- the hisF gene encoding imidazole glycerol phosphate synthase subunit HisF: MLAKRILPCLDVKAGRVVKGINFVDLKDAGDPVELAQVYNDAGADELVFLDITATHEDRDIIIDVVYRTAEQVFIPLTVGGGIQSLEMIKQLLRAGADKVSINSAAVRDPDFINRASDRFGNQCIVVAIDARRRKDTENPGWDVYVRGGRENTGIDAIAWAKEVTQRGAGELLVTSMDADGTQAGYDLELTRMIAESVEIPVIASGGAGNCQHIYEAVTDGKAEAALLASLLHYGQLSVNEIKTYLMSHQVPVRS; the protein is encoded by the coding sequence ATGCTAGCGAAACGAATCTTACCTTGCTTGGATGTCAAAGCAGGGCGAGTAGTGAAAGGAATTAATTTTGTCGATCTCAAGGATGCTGGCGATCCGGTGGAATTGGCTCAAGTTTACAATGATGCGGGTGCCGATGAATTGGTGTTTCTGGATATTACTGCTACCCACGAAGACCGAGACATTATTATAGATGTGGTTTATCGCACTGCCGAACAAGTATTCATCCCTTTGACAGTTGGCGGCGGCATTCAATCCTTAGAAATGATTAAACAATTATTAAGGGCGGGTGCCGATAAGGTGAGTATTAATTCGGCGGCTGTGCGCGATCCGGACTTTATTAATCGGGCTAGCGATCGCTTTGGTAATCAGTGTATCGTAGTCGCAATTGATGCTAGACGCCGCAAAGATACTGAAAATCCTGGTTGGGATGTTTACGTGCGGGGCGGAAGGGAAAATACGGGCATAGATGCGATCGCCTGGGCAAAAGAAGTCACGCAAAGAGGTGCGGGAGAGCTTCTAGTCACGAGTATGGACGCCGACGGCACTCAAGCTGGTTATGACCTTGAATTAACCCGCATGATTGCCGAAAGCGTCGAAATTCCCGTCATTGCTTCTGGTGGTGCTGGTAACTGCCAACATATTTACGAAGCTGTGACAGATGGCAAGGCAGAAGCCGCTTTGCTCGCATCTCTGTTGCATTACGGACAACTTTCTGTTAATGAAATTAAAACTTACTTAATGTCTCATCAAGTACCAGTAAGATCGTAG
- the ftsH gene encoding ATP-dependent zinc metalloprotease FtsH, with the protein MKNSWIVKWNERTSKKSLARTCAMTASWLIFQGTMLAGSPVLATSNGQQSLTYSDLLKKIDAGEVTKVELDPTQQAAKVTLKPKNQASSQVTVNLFAQNPELIERLRAKNVEVAVQPTADHAAAMGFVVNLLLIILLISGLLMILRRSANASNQAMNFGKSRARFQMEAKTGFKFEDVAGIEEAKEELQEVVTFLKQPERFSAVGARIPKGVLLIGPPGTGKTLLAKAISGEAGVPFFSISGSEFVEMFVGVGASRVRDLFRKAKENAPCLIFIDEIDAVGRQRGTGIGGGNDEREQTLNQLLTEMDGFEGNSGIIVIAATNRPDVLDSALLRPGRFDRQVIVDYPDMKGRLEILQVHARNKKISAEVSLEGIARRTPGFTGADLANLLNEAAILTARRRKDAITMLEINDAVDRVVAGMEGTPLVDSKNKRLIAYHEIGHAVIGTLVKNHDPVDKVTLIPRGQAKGITWYTPSEEQGLVSRTQLLATITSALGGRAAEKVIFGDAEVTTGAGNDLEKVTARARQMVTRFGMSELGLLSFENEGSEVFLGRDLGTRSEYSEQIAAGIDAQVRGIVDRCYEEAQRIIQENRTLVDRLVDLLIEQETIDGDQLRKIVAEYTKLPESEESNWSVLSK; encoded by the coding sequence ATGAAAAATTCCTGGATCGTGAAATGGAACGAACGGACATCAAAGAAAAGTTTAGCTAGAACTTGTGCAATGACGGCTAGTTGGTTGATATTCCAGGGTACCATGCTAGCAGGTTCGCCAGTCCTTGCTACTTCAAATGGGCAGCAATCCTTAACTTATAGCGATCTATTGAAAAAAATAGATGCTGGTGAAGTCACCAAAGTAGAACTCGATCCCACCCAACAAGCTGCCAAAGTCACCTTAAAACCCAAAAATCAAGCTAGTTCTCAGGTGACGGTCAATCTATTTGCCCAAAATCCGGAGTTAATTGAAAGACTGCGTGCGAAAAACGTGGAAGTTGCCGTGCAACCGACGGCGGATCACGCAGCAGCGATGGGCTTTGTAGTCAATTTATTGTTGATTATCCTGTTAATTTCGGGATTATTAATGATTTTGCGGCGTTCTGCCAATGCTTCCAACCAAGCAATGAACTTTGGTAAATCCCGCGCCCGTTTTCAGATGGAAGCAAAAACTGGCTTCAAGTTCGAGGATGTAGCGGGGATCGAAGAAGCAAAAGAAGAACTGCAAGAAGTAGTGACTTTCCTCAAACAACCGGAACGCTTCAGTGCGGTGGGTGCCCGCATTCCCAAAGGAGTGTTGCTCATTGGCCCACCGGGAACGGGGAAAACTCTCCTTGCAAAAGCAATTTCTGGGGAAGCGGGAGTACCTTTCTTCAGCATTTCCGGTAGTGAATTCGTGGAAATGTTTGTGGGTGTCGGTGCGTCGCGAGTGCGAGATTTATTTAGAAAAGCCAAAGAAAATGCTCCTTGTTTGATTTTTATCGATGAAATCGATGCGGTAGGGCGTCAGCGGGGTACGGGAATTGGCGGTGGTAACGACGAGAGGGAACAAACTCTCAACCAGTTACTAACTGAAATGGATGGTTTTGAAGGTAATAGCGGTATTATCGTGATTGCGGCTACTAACCGTCCGGACGTGCTAGATTCTGCTTTATTGCGTCCGGGCAGATTCGATCGCCAAGTGATCGTCGATTATCCGGATATGAAAGGGCGTTTGGAAATTTTGCAAGTTCACGCCCGGAATAAGAAAATTTCTGCGGAGGTTTCTTTAGAAGGAATTGCCCGCCGTACCCCCGGTTTTACTGGTGCGGATTTAGCTAATTTACTCAACGAAGCGGCGATTCTCACCGCCCGTCGTCGCAAAGATGCCATTACTATGCTGGAAATTAACGATGCGGTCGATCGAGTAGTGGCTGGAATGGAAGGAACGCCTTTAGTTGATAGTAAGAATAAGCGTTTGATTGCTTATCACGAAATCGGTCATGCCGTAATCGGTACTTTGGTAAAAAATCACGATCCGGTGGATAAAGTGACTCTGATTCCTCGCGGTCAAGCGAAGGGGATTACTTGGTATACTCCTTCGGAAGAACAAGGATTAGTTTCCAGAACTCAATTGTTAGCTACGATCACTAGTGCTTTGGGCGGACGCGCTGCCGAAAAGGTTATTTTTGGGGACGCGGAAGTTACTACCGGTGCGGGTAACGATCTGGAAAAAGTTACTGCTAGGGCAAGACAAATGGTAACCCGCTTCGGGATGTCCGAGTTAGGGTTATTATCTTTTGAAAATGAGGGCAGTGAAGTATTTTTAGGGCGAGATTTAGGCACTCGTTCTGAATATTCCGAACAAATTGCTGCCGGGATTGATGCCCAAGTCCGGGGGATCGTCGATCGTTGTTATGAGGAAGCACAAAGAATTATTCAGGAAAATCGCACTTTAGTCGATCGCTTAGTCGATCTGCTGATCGAGCAAGAAACTATCGATGGCGATCAATTACGTAAAATCGTTGCTGAATATACTAAGTTACCGGAATCGGAAGAAAGCAATTGGTCGGTACTCAGTAAGTGA
- a CDS encoding PAS domain S-box protein → MEHSISQFTKYSNSNTFPSWPNLLQGVAEATKQLLTISDYQTAINQALGTLGQVTGVDRVYIFQIHPHSDTGEPAMSQRFEWANSTVNPEIDNPILQNLPFSKFGMSRWYEVLRSGNLIKGLTQELSAEEKLLIEPQGILSIFIVPIPVNGQLWGFIGFDDCHTYRQWSKDEEAVLMTTAATLGGVIFQRQVEEELRQERDFIAAVLDTAGALVLVLDRQGRIIRFNCACEQTTNYSFTEVQGKCFWDLFIIPEEIETVKAVFHQLQAGHFPINNQNYWVTKNGNRRLINWSNTAILDRDRNVKYIIATGIDITEHYLAEEELRKSEELYRTLARNFPNGVVFLFDRDLRYTIAEGAGISEVDLSKELIEGKTIWEVWPPEICEIVEPHYRAALAGKATNFELEYQEKFYLLHTLPVKNESGEIFAGMLMSQDITEQKRVEIALRESEKRLRKQNNVLMELAKRKTINSGDFNAAIQEITEAAARTLEIERTSVWFYNQDRSKIFCVDLYERSAHQHSQGLELAAVNYPDYFKALETERTIAAADAYKDPRTREFSANYLRPIGVKSMLDAPIWLGGQMVGTVCHEEVEPGRQWSLEEENFAGSIADLISLAIEAFERKKAEQQLQEREEQYRHIFEATKDGLIITDLDGLVIEANPAACRIHGYAYEEFIGLHPQNFIHPDYHYLIPQFMETIKNGMQCEGEGCGIRKDRTPFSVEFHGKKFTYKGKPHILTVLRDITERKSAEAALRESEEKFSKAFRACPDPITISTLNEGRFIDVNESFLDLTGYQREEVIGRTAFELNIWVNPEDRNNLKDILKKEGVVRNQELEFRGKSGQVYLFLFSAEIITLGGELCILVVNHDITKRKQAEQQLLAAAERDRILAQIALRIRRSLNLEEILNTTVTEIREFLKADRVLISHLDGNHYGQVFAESISPGWEPLLGLFMEEESYMKELRDFFSEAAIQAINDVNKVTISNNHREHIHRYQVKACLAVPIMLGDEFFGTLVAHQCSDIRHWQQFEIDLLEQLATQVAIAIQQAKLYQQVQELNTNLEKQVEERTSQLQQRNQELQELNQLKDVFLHAVTHDLRTPVMGWLLVLKNLLNTHSSDSIIKAENTIPVSRTILERMVQSNDRQLQLINSLLEVHSSEVRGLSLDLQPVQINQLFAAIIQDLEPLLVKNQATVHNQLPSELPVINADPAQLWRVVENLFTNALNHNPPGLILTLNATVQKCSLQSKKSRNSPTCTPKFMRVSLQDNGIGMDRETREHLFELYVRGSHVRRATGIGLGLYLCRQIINAHGGEIGAISSPGNGTTFWFTLPI, encoded by the coding sequence ATGGAACATAGTATTAGTCAATTTACCAAATATAGCAACTCTAATACATTTCCTTCTTGGCCAAATCTTTTGCAAGGAGTAGCCGAAGCCACGAAACAATTACTAACTATTAGCGACTATCAAACAGCAATTAATCAAGCTTTAGGTACTTTAGGGCAAGTAACGGGTGTAGACCGAGTTTATATTTTTCAAATTCATCCCCATTCCGATACGGGCGAACCAGCCATGAGTCAACGCTTTGAATGGGCTAATTCTACCGTCAATCCTGAAATTGATAATCCCATATTACAGAATCTACCCTTTTCTAAATTTGGCATGAGTCGCTGGTATGAAGTACTTCGATCGGGTAATTTAATTAAAGGATTAACCCAGGAGTTATCAGCAGAGGAAAAACTATTAATCGAACCACAAGGTATTTTATCAATATTCATCGTTCCGATTCCAGTCAACGGCCAACTTTGGGGCTTTATTGGCTTTGATGATTGCCATACTTACCGCCAATGGTCAAAAGATGAAGAAGCGGTTTTAATGACAACTGCTGCTACTTTAGGAGGGGTAATATTTCAACGACAAGTCGAGGAAGAATTGCGTCAAGAACGAGATTTTATTGCTGCGGTGCTGGATACGGCAGGAGCCTTAGTACTAGTGCTTGACCGACAAGGACGAATTATTCGTTTTAACTGCGCTTGCGAACAAACTACTAATTATTCATTTACCGAAGTGCAAGGAAAATGTTTTTGGGATTTATTTATAATCCCCGAAGAAATAGAGACAGTTAAAGCAGTTTTTCATCAATTACAAGCTGGGCATTTTCCCATTAATAACCAAAATTACTGGGTAACCAAGAATGGTAATCGACGATTAATTAATTGGTCGAATACAGCAATTCTCGATCGCGATCGCAATGTAAAATATATTATTGCTACAGGTATTGATATTACAGAACACTACTTAGCAGAAGAAGAATTGCGGAAAAGTGAAGAATTATATCGGACATTGGCTAGAAACTTTCCCAACGGGGTAGTTTTTTTATTCGATCGCGATTTGCGCTACACCATCGCAGAAGGCGCAGGAATCTCAGAAGTTGACCTTTCCAAAGAATTAATTGAAGGCAAGACAATCTGGGAAGTATGGCCACCAGAAATCTGTGAAATTGTCGAGCCTCATTATCGCGCAGCACTGGCAGGAAAAGCCACTAATTTTGAACTAGAATATCAGGAAAAATTTTACCTCTTACACACTTTACCAGTCAAAAATGAAAGCGGTGAAATTTTTGCTGGAATGTTGATGTCACAAGATATCACCGAACAAAAGCGGGTAGAAATTGCTTTGCGGGAAAGTGAAAAACGCCTCCGCAAACAAAACAACGTGCTGATGGAATTAGCTAAACGTAAAACCATTAACAGCGGTGATTTCAACGCCGCAATTCAAGAAATCACCGAAGCAGCCGCCCGCACTTTAGAAATTGAGCGTACAAGCGTTTGGTTTTACAATCAAGACCGTTCTAAAATTTTCTGCGTAGACCTGTACGAACGCAGTGCCCATCAACATTCTCAGGGATTGGAACTAGCAGCAGTCAACTACCCTGATTATTTTAAAGCGCTGGAGACGGAAAGAACTATAGCTGCTGCGGATGCTTATAAAGATCCGAGAACTAGGGAATTTTCAGCCAACTATTTGAGACCAATTGGCGTCAAATCTATGTTAGATGCCCCTATTTGGTTGGGTGGTCAAATGGTGGGAACCGTCTGTCATGAAGAAGTAGAACCCGGTCGTCAGTGGTCGTTAGAAGAAGAAAATTTTGCTGGTTCGATCGCAGATTTAATTTCTTTAGCAATTGAAGCTTTTGAACGCAAAAAAGCCGAACAACAATTACAGGAAAGAGAAGAACAATACCGTCACATTTTTGAAGCCACTAAAGACGGCTTAATCATTACTGATTTAGATGGTTTAGTGATAGAAGCAAATCCAGCCGCTTGTCGAATTCACGGCTATGCTTATGAAGAATTTATCGGTTTGCATCCTCAAAATTTTATTCATCCCGACTATCATTACCTAATTCCACAATTTATGGAAACAATCAAAAATGGAATGCAGTGTGAAGGTGAAGGTTGTGGCATTAGAAAAGATCGCACTCCTTTTTCCGTAGAATTTCACGGAAAAAAGTTTACTTACAAAGGTAAGCCTCATATCTTAACAGTATTACGCGATATTACCGAACGCAAAAGCGCAGAAGCAGCGTTAAGAGAGTCGGAAGAAAAATTTTCCAAAGCTTTTCGTGCTTGTCCCGATCCAATTACTATTAGTACTCTTAATGAAGGGCGATTTATTGATGTAAATGAAAGTTTTCTCGATCTCACGGGTTATCAGCGAGAAGAAGTGATCGGTAGGACTGCCTTTGAGTTGAATATTTGGGTAAATCCAGAAGATAGAAATAATTTAAAAGATATTTTAAAAAAAGAGGGTGTTGTTCGTAATCAAGAACTAGAATTTCGGGGCAAATCCGGTCAAGTTTATCTATTCCTATTTTCGGCGGAAATCATTACCTTGGGAGGAGAATTATGTATACTTGTGGTCAATCACGATATTACTAAACGCAAGCAAGCCGAGCAACAATTGCTCGCTGCTGCCGAACGCGATCGCATTTTAGCACAAATCGCTTTACGTATCCGGCGATCCCTCAACCTAGAAGAAATCCTCAACACTACAGTCACAGAAATTAGAGAATTTTTAAAAGCCGATCGCGTTTTAATCAGCCATTTAGATGGCAACCATTACGGTCAAGTATTTGCTGAATCTATATCACCCGGTTGGGAACCGCTTTTAGGCTTATTCATGGAAGAAGAAAGTTATATGAAAGAATTAAGAGACTTCTTTTCCGAAGCGGCTATTCAAGCCATAAATGATGTAAATAAAGTCACTATTTCTAATAATCATAGAGAACACATCCATCGATACCAAGTGAAAGCTTGTCTAGCCGTTCCCATTATGTTAGGTGATGAATTTTTCGGCACTTTAGTCGCTCATCAATGTTCGGACATCCGCCACTGGCAGCAGTTTGAAATCGATTTACTAGAACAATTGGCTACCCAAGTTGCGATCGCCATTCAGCAAGCCAAACTTTATCAACAAGTCCAAGAACTCAATACTAACTTAGAAAAACAAGTAGAAGAACGCACTTCCCAATTACAGCAAAGAAATCAGGAATTACAAGAACTAAATCAACTTAAAGATGTCTTCTTACACGCCGTCACCCACGATTTGCGAACCCCTGTAATGGGTTGGTTGTTAGTATTAAAAAATTTACTCAATACGCATTCTTCTGATAGCATAATAAAAGCAGAAAATACCATTCCCGTGTCTCGCACTATTTTAGAACGAATGGTGCAAAGTAACGACCGCCAACTCCAACTAATTAACTCTCTTTTAGAAGTTCATTCTAGTGAAGTAAGAGGGTTATCTCTCGATTTGCAACCCGTTCAAATCAATCAGTTATTTGCAGCAATTATCCAAGACTTAGAACCATTATTAGTAAAAAATCAAGCAACTGTTCATAACCAACTTCCATCTGAGTTACCAGTCATCAATGCCGATCCTGCTCAGTTGTGGCGGGTAGTGGAAAATTTATTTACCAATGCTTTAAATCATAATCCACCGGGGCTGATTTTAACCCTAAACGCTACAGTTCAAAAATGTTCTTTACAGTCCAAAAAATCTCGCAACTCTCCTACTTGCACTCCTAAATTTATGCGAGTTTCTCTCCAGGATAATGGTATAGGAATGGATCGAGAAACTCGCGAACATTTGTTTGAATTATACGTGCGAGGTTCCCACGTCCGCCGCGCCACAGGTATCGGTTTAGGCTTATATCTTTGTCGTCAAATCATTAATG